Proteins from a genomic interval of Zingiber officinale cultivar Zhangliang chromosome 2A, Zo_v1.1, whole genome shotgun sequence:
- the LOC122043642 gene encoding uncharacterized protein LOC122043642, translating to MDCEALMNQDEHIQSILHKQSKQMRNDYRIHLDTSIDCIRVLLRQGNSFRGHDETEGIHNKEINDVILKNAPKNYKLTSPNIQKDIVRACATETINVIIKDIGNLLFSILVDESRDVSMKEQMSVVLRYVDSSGHVNERFIGIEHVTSTTTLSLKAAIDKMFSKYNLSIANLQLALIAVAKKNLPISNFFHIVGDVVNVVGSSCKRSDLFKEKHSDFIVETLKRGEIQMVEDLIKKLPFNVLGIQVGGHITIL from the exons ATGGATTGTGAAGCTTTGATGAATCAAGATGAGCACATCCAATCAATTTTGCACAAACAGTCAAAGCAAATGCGAAATGATTATCGTATCCATCTCGATACTTCGATTGATTGTATCAGAGTTTTGTTGCGACAAGGGAATTCATTTCGGGGTCATGATGAGACTGAAG GTATTCATAATAAAGAGATTAATGATGTAATATTGAAAAATGCTCCTAAAAATTACAAGTTAACATCACCGAATATTCAAAAGGATATAGTAAGGGCCTGTGCAACTGAAACAATTAATGTTATTATCAAAGATATTGGTaatttattattctctattttagtTGATGAATCTCGTGATGTGTCAATGAAGGAGCAAATGTCAGTTGTTTTGCGCTATGTGGATAGTAGTGGGCATGTAAATGAGCGTTTTATTGGAATTGAACATGTTACTAGTACTACAACACTCTCACTTAAAGCTGCTATTGATAAGATGTTCTCTAAATATAATTTGAGCATAGCTAAT CTTCAGCTAGCTCTTATAGCTGTGGCCAAGAAAAATCTTCCGATTTCTAATTTCTTTCATATTGTTGGTGATGTGGTAAATGTTGTTGGATCATCTTGCAAACGTTCTGATCTTTTTAAGGAGAAACATTCAGATTTTATTGTTGAGACACTGAAGAGGGGTGAAATTCAAATGGTTGAGGACTTAATCAAGAAACTACCCTTCAACGTGCTGGGGATACAAGTTGGGGGTCACATTACAATTCTTTGA